The genomic DNA TAAGTATAGCTTTCTTCTGGATAAAATAGCCTCTCATCACAGCTTTTGATGCTGCCCACAAAATGCCTTTGTCTATATTTTTGTTATCATTTTCCTCAAAATAAAGTTGGAGAGTCTTTTTTGCTTCTTCTaggattgttttattttgcaagatATAATCTTGAAGCTTCCAGTTGTATCCTTTAGTGAGACCTCTCATAGACACTATCAATGGATTATGGTCTGAAATTAATTTGGGCAGTATTTTAGCATTGGTAACATCTTTACATAAACTCTTCGTCATCAGACACATATCAATTCTGGAATATGAGGTGTGCCGGTCTGAGAAGTAAGTGTAGTCTTTGGTTGACTCATTTTTAAGTCTCCAAATATCTTGTAACTCAAAATCATCTTTTAGACAGAAAAATGATTCGGGAAGCTTCCCTTGGTTGTCTGTTATCTTCCTCATTGAACTTTTATCTATTTTGGGATCAATTACTCCATTGAAGTCTCCTAACAAAATAATATTGTCATAAACCATATTCTGTATTTTCTTATTGATTTGTCGGAAGAAtctgcttttatttgtttgtggCGCATATATTCCCATCACTAAGATTTTTTTATTCTGGAATTCAATGTCTATAGCTAAAAAATGTCCATTTACATCTTTAATTACTTCTTTACTTTTAATTCTTTGGTTTACGTATATAGCTACCCCCCTTTTCGCTTTTAGTGTGGCAGAGACATATTCCATTCCGAGTTTTTTATTTTTGAGGAGTCTAACatcttttaattttatatgtgTCTCAAGCAAACATATAACATCCAGATTTAATTTTCCCAAATAATGAAATACTTTTTTCCTCTTGATCGGCCCATTCAGCCCATTTACGTTCCAAGTCAAAATACTCAATTTATTACTTAACATTAATCCTCAACTTAATAGGACTCAAATACAAACTAGTAAAGTTCAATAGAGTGCTGTTTCACTTACTTATATATCGTcaatctcctcctctccttctccttcttcttcttcttcttcttctttctctccttcttctacttTTCCGGTTGAATCTAGGGATGATCTTCTATCGCTTCCtaactctccctcctcctcttgatTTTCATCCAGGTCTTCGTCTTCCTCATCTCTATTCAAAGAATCTTTCCTTTCTGCTTGTGTTTGGGCTtgtgcctcctccttctttttttggCTTCTAGTTTGCACTGTGCCTTTGATTGTAGAGTTCTGTGGATATGTTTTATTTCGTCTCACAAAGGTATTCTGAATTTCTtgcccatttttcttccaaaaatctTTAGCTTTTTGGATTGTATTAAGTTTATACCATTTTTGCTTAAAGTTTACTGAAAGTCCTTCTAATTTTTCCCACTTATAAAATATCTTCTTTTTACTCAATTGTGTTGTTAAGAATTTATAATCTTCCCGTTTCCTCAAAATTCTTTTGGGCACATCTTTATAGATTTTGACTTGTTTACCTTCAATAATCAAATCTTTTTGATAGCTTTGAAATAACACATCATCCCGAGCTTTTTTCCTCACAAAATAAACTACCGTGTCCCTGGATATATTTTGCTCCCTCGCGAATGTGGAGTTCACTCTAAATGTTTTATTGATTTCCCAAAGATATTCCATTTTTGGGATTTCCATGTAGTCTGCTAAAGTAGTTACAACATAATCATATAAATCTTCGTTTTTAAGTTCTTTCAGTCCGCGGATTTTTAGACAGTTT from Sceloporus undulatus isolate JIND9_A2432 ecotype Alabama chromosome 2, SceUnd_v1.1, whole genome shotgun sequence includes the following:
- the LOC121920913 gene encoding neurofilament medium polypeptide-like, which produces MATAAKKAAAAAAQAQQLQRRSSTSMEHSSSLLEEIRKINAKMESMQTNLQQEIKSLRTDLKQDFKSEVKKISQSLEEVKKDVNQAKSKIKDLEVKSKKLEEATTKLDLQHERDLDQKALEDQKHRENCLKIRGLKELKNEDLYDYVVTTLADYMEIPKMEYLWEINKTFRVNSTFAREQNISRDTVVYFVRKKARDDVLFQSYQKDLIIEGKQVKIYKDVPKRILRKREDYKFLTTQLSKKKIFYKWEKLEGLSVNFKQKWYKLNTIQKAKDFWKKNGQEIQNTFVRRNKTYPQNSTIKGTVQTRSQKKKEEAQAQTQAERKDSLNRDEEDEDLDENQEEEGELGSDRRSSLDSTGKVEEGEKEEEEEEEGEGEEEIDDI